aacatttccttcccttcaacgatcgtaaggacatggccaggtgtgCGCTGAACTATACCACTGTATGAGCCACCCAATGCGGTCGTTTtggctatgctatgctatgttaGTACTTATGCCATTTTTTCTTGACATCCTGGAAACGAACATAGCTGAGTTAGGGTCTCGCAAAACAGCGAGCGAACTTGAAATTGATTTCAGGTTTGACCCAACCCAATTTTCAGTTCAATAGAGTATAACCAATAGAGAATTGAATCAGTTTCAGCCTCAAACGACATTAGTTTGCGGTGGTCTAGAATGACACATACAGTTTTCTTAATCACCTGTTGTCTCTACTGAGCTTTAAAATTAAACCATTCTACGATTTTCCTGCGAACCTACCGAGATGGGATGCATTTCATGCGCAACCCACGGTAATAAATTAGTTACTTTTTTATGCGTAAAAATGTGCTCTTGAGCTGGGTCCGCACACGAACTGACGGACTCGGCGAATAAAACGAACTGTCATTTTGGAGAGTGTATTTTTGGAAGTAACAAAATCACCTCCTCTACCTCTATGGGATGACATGGAAAGCGAGAAGGTGGAAAATAAACTTCCTCTTTCTATAgcaattaattttatttcaccACTCGGGGGGAAAATTTTTGCCGTATTTATATAAATGACTAACAATTTTCGGGGACACAAGCTGTTTCTATTTCCAAGAAACGGTGATAACTTGTTAATCTGATAGATGGTAGGGAATCTCAAGTGTACTGAGAACCGCACACCTCCAGTAACAAACAGCTCTGTCGCACTAAACCAATAAAATAAATGTCTGTGTCATTACGTCCCATAAATGCAGCAACTGTTGAATGCCGAATTGCTTTAAATTACAACAACTCGTTCCAACTGATCACTGTTTAAATTCAGCATTCGTCGAGTGGCGATAATATCCACTCGCTAGAGCTGCCACCGCCTGTTGATTCGTCTGGGCGCATCCGGTCAATGATTGGCAAACGAATCGATTCACCATAGGTATTATTTATTAGTATTATTGAAAGCAAATTTTAGATTGCGGGATGTTTACTGAAATCTCGGAAAATCCCGGTTAGCTTTGTTGAAGGAACGGACGGAGGTTGCACGCGTTCACCGTTCAATTAGTCGATTCTGATCCGTTTAAAAGTCGATTTGGTTAGCCGCCAAAATATCATAAATATGTCTGGTGTGCATGTGGAAAGGTTTACTACTCGTTCTTCGAATCAGTCATAATTGCTACACTGAATAACAGCCCCAAACTAGACACATCTACTCTACATCGTTCCTATTTGCGCTAAAAGATATTGAAACGTAAACATGTTCGGTTAAAAATAGTTGAATGGTAGGGATTGATTTTGCTCCGGAACACGTTTTCGGTCGAAGGTTCCGTTGTTTTCACAAGAAAACAACTAGAATTCCCTGTAGTACATCCAACCCATTGTTTACCCCTAACTCTAGTAGACAATAAAAGAACATTGAAAAAAGTGACCCTTTTCTCTTACCATCAAAATCGACCGTTCCCGAACCGTCGGAGTCGATTTCCTCGATCATCATGTCCAGATCCTCTTCGGACAGCTGATCGTCTAGTTCCCGTAAAATTTCACGCAAGCACGAGGTTGGAATGAAGCCGTTACCCTCCTTATCGTACAGACGAAACGCTTCCTTCAGTTCCTTATGCAGCGCCTCTTCGTCCTCCTCAACGATGAACTTGGCTGCCAGCGTGACGAACTCCTCGAATTCAATGTGTCCGGATTCTGTGCGGGGCGGGAAAGCAACAGTTATCGATTGAATGGGTGAGGGGGAAATGGTTCATAATAACTTACTATCCTCGTCGACCTCCTCAATCATCTCCTCGAGGATCTGTCTGTCGAACGGTTGTCCCATCAGCCGCAGAATCTCAGCGACCATGTCGGACGAGATGCTGCCAGTCTTATCACGGTCGAAACTGTTGAAGGCCTTTTGCAAAACTGTGCCACAGCAGGCGGAAGTTTtggaaaacgagaaaaaaaaacaaatcagtAACAAATAGAAACCGGTGGATTAGCACAAGCAGGAAGTTTGTTAGCTCTCGGGAGAAAAAGAGTGATGGACGAGTTGACAGCACAGAGTGATGGTAGGCAATTATCGTGACATGCTCCTGCTTGTAACAACCCCAAATCTGGGTGAGGGCCAACGTGAATATTTATGGACGTAGTAAAAATTGAAAGTGTACTATCTACGACATTGTATATTCCTTAGTGGTGTTGGATGGTATTGGTTTATTATTTGAATTTGCTTGTAAAAATCAAATTATGAAACACAACCTTTCGAATATGTAATCAATCAATATGATAATTGGATGTCATTGGTtttatggtgtattttaggctaacaaaaatggggacattgacacatttttttaattctcttTAATAAACCCAACTTATTAAAATATTCCTTTTTTCATGTTGGCTCATCAATACATGGACCGGGACCAAATGgccttacttcccttccgaaggaagacgtgaccacagattttcacctcagaaaatctcaaCGATCTCGTCTGGGATTGAATCTAGAGCCACTGAGATGAGAagcaataaatcaataaattgataaCCTTTCAACACTCCATCACTATTAAATTAGGTCGAATTTATTGGGCTGACAAAATCTGGTCTTCGCTGTATTTACATTATTTCCTGTTGAAGCACCATTAGAAACTATAGAAAGTGCCAATGTGAGAACATAAAATTTTTACACGGAGTGCAGAAATGCCCTCAAAGCATTTGAGCATTGGTTCTCACAGTCTATAGAAGTACATGTCATCCAATCTCTCATTGAGAAATAACGATTACACCATTGTAAATTACCAACAGTTTTATAATCATCACTCTCTTTCTCTCTAGTCCAATAGCCTGATAGTGGAACTTATCGACCACTAGTGTACCTTATGTTAGGAGCGGCTCCAAACAACATCTGTCTAGGAGCGAGGGGCTAAAGGAGCCATTGGAGCTGTGGCTAGGTTTCGCAGCCCAGGTCAGAGAAGTGGCGAATAACCAAGCAAACAATCCCGAAACAATGAGAACAAATGTACAGGTTGGAACAATCGGCAAAGAATAGGGCAGCGTTTGACGGAAACAGATTGGAAACTTGACTTGGCCCGTCAGAACCCTGTGGGAAATTGCGCAAGCCTCCCTACTGGCTCGAAAGTTGCAAAAGGTGAAGGTGGTGGAGGTTCAGCCATTCAGTAACTTCGATTGTGCGGCACAGGAGAACAAAAAATCCGCACAGTAAACCCAACTACGAGTACATGGTTCAAGTTTTTTGTGTTTTATCGATTCCTGCTGCATAATCGCCCCCGATTCTTCTAATAtatagggtaaaagggtataatacgccccaccggggctaaatgcccctcttcgattcccaggattcc
This DNA window, taken from Topomyia yanbarensis strain Yona2022 unplaced genomic scaffold, ASM3024719v1 HiC_scaffold_121, whole genome shotgun sequence, encodes the following:
- the LOC131694716 gene encoding troponin C-like — encoded protein: MDDLPPEQVAILQKAFNSFDRDKTGSISSDMVAEILRLMGQPFDRQILEEMIEEVDEDKSGHIEFEEFVTLAAKFIVEEDEEALHKELKEAFRLYDKEGNGFIPTSCLREILRELDDQLSEEDLDMMIEEIDSDGSGTVDFDEFMEMMTG